A stretch of Stegostoma tigrinum isolate sSteTig4 chromosome 23, sSteTig4.hap1, whole genome shotgun sequence DNA encodes these proteins:
- the LOC125462559 gene encoding heme oxygenase 2-like: protein MLSTTDQENAGSSTEVEEIGMDREAASSMDLSEILKEGTKESHDRAENTRFVKEFLKGKIRRELFELGTVALYFTYSALEEEMDKNADHPGFAPLYFPLELHRKDALAKDLEYFYGKDWQDQIRCSEATASYVERIHHVGKHEPELLVAHAYTRYMGDLSGGQVLKKVAQRALHLPSTGEGVQFYTFDNISNPARFKELYRSRLNTLETTMEIREKIVEEANRAFRFNMEVFEELDKFGKTLGEVNQESGVPLHDGKGDVRKCPFYAAKGDGEMGCPLHSIMAVVQSCPFQLIVAAVLALSAGWYLL from the exons ATGCTCTCCACCACAGACCAGGAGAACGCGGGGTCTTCCACAGAAGTGGAAGAGATCGGAATGGACCGAGAAGCCGCCAG TTCCATGGACCTCTCCGAGATCCTGAAGGAAGGAACAAAGGAGTCTCATGATCGTGCAGAGAACACTCGATTTGTGAAAGAGTTCCTGAAAGGCAAGATTCGGCGAGAACTGTTTGAG TTGGGCACGGTTGCCCTCTACTTCACCTACTCGGCGCTGGAGGAAGAAATGGATAAAAATGCAGACCATCCTGGCTTTGCTCCCCTTTATTTCCCGCTTGAACTGCACCGCAAGGATGCTCTGGCCAAGGACTTGGAGTACTTCTATGGGAAAGACTGGCAGGATCAGATCAGGTGTTCAGAGGCCACAGCAAGCTACGTAGAGCGGATCCATCATGTGGGGAAGCATGAGCCTGAGTTGCTGGTGGCACATGCCTATACTCGCTACATGGGTGACCTGTCAGGAGGTCAGGTGTTGAAAAAAGTGGCGCAGAGAGCACTGCATTTGCccagcactggagagggtgtgcAATTCTACACTTTTGACAACATTTCCAATCCTGCTCGATTCAAGGAGCTGTATCGATCCCGGTTGAACACTTTGGAGACCACTATGGAGATCAGGGAGAAGATTGTTGAGGAAGCCAACCGAGCCTTTCGCTTCAACATGGAG GTTTTTGAAGAATTGGATAAGTTTGGAAAAACTCTGGGGGAAGTCAATCAGGAATCTGGGGTCCCTCTCCATGATGGAAAAGGCGATGTCCGGAAGTGCCCATTCTATGCTGCAAAAG GTGATGGTGAAATGGGGTGTCCACTGCACTCTATCATGGCTGTGGTGCAGAGCTGTCCTTTCCAGCTGATAGTAGCTGCTGTCCTGGCACTTTCTGCTGGTTGGTATCTGCTGTGA
- the LOC125462558 gene encoding dnaJ homolog subfamily A member 3, mitochondrial-like isoform X2: MAAARCYLRLVSVTWNPLAGARPGTVRILATRGLRTAFCLGPGLLSAGGLGLRFGLELRLRLSACSPNSLGVAAFHTASPLAKTDYYEVLGIPRNSTQREIKKAYYQLAKKYHPDTNKDDPKAKEKFSQVAEAYEVLSDEVKRKQYDSYGRVGFDAGGSRSQEYWHSGPSVDPEELFRRIFGEFTGSGFRDFNTVFDQHQEYIMELTFTQAAKGVNKEITVNLEDTCQRCDGKGNEPGTKVQHCHYCNGSGMETLNTGPFMMRSTCRRCGGRGSVMTTPCIVCRGSGQSKQKRTVMVPVPAGVEDGQTVRMPVGRKEIFITFRVQRSSVFRREGADIHSDLYISIAQAVLGGTARAAGLHETINITVPAGVQVDQRIRLAGKGIPKVNSYGYGDHYIHIKVKIPKRLTARQSSLMLAYAEEENDVEGTVNGVVNTTAGKRSSGN; encoded by the exons ATGGCGGCTGCACGGTGCTACCTTCGCTTGGTGTCGGTGACCTGGAACCCATTGGCTGGAGCCCGGCCTGGCACCGTGCGGATACTCGCCACTCGGGGTCTCCGTACTGCCTTTTGTCTGGGCCCTGGATTGTTATCGGCTGGTGGTCTGGGTCTCAGGTTCGGCCTGGAACTAAGATTGCGGCTGTCCG CTTGTTCACCAAATTCTCTAGGTGTTGCTGCATTTCATACAGCTTCTCCTTTAGCCAAAACTGATTattatgaggtgttggggatccCTCGCAACTCAACGCAAAGAGAGATAAAGAAAGCTTATTATCAG CTTGCAAAGAAATACCACCCAGATACAAACAAAGATGATCCAAAGGCAAAGGAGAAATTTTCCCAAGTGGCAGAAGCATATGAG GTTCTGAGTGATGAAGTGAAGCGGAAACAGTATGACTCTTATGGGAGAGTTGGATTTGATGCAGGAGGGTCAAGGAGTCAGGAATACTGGCATTCAGGGCCTTCAGTGGATCCAGAGGAGCTTTTCAGACGCATCTTTGGGGAATTTACTGGTTCTGGATTCAGAGATTTTAACACTGTCTTTGACCAGCACCAGGAG TATATCATGGAACTGACCTTTACACAGGCTGCAAAAGGTGTCAACAAGGAGATTACGGTGAATTTAGAGGACACATGCCAGAGATGTGATGGTAAGGGAAATGAACCAGGAACCAAAGTCCAGCACTGCCATTATTGCAATGGAAGTGGCATG GAAACTTTGAACACTGGTCCATTCATGATGCGCTCTACATGTCGGCGATGTGGTGGGCGGGGATCTGTTATGACGACACCCTGTATCGTGTGTCGAGGAAGTGGGCAGAGTAAACAGAAGAGGACAGTGATGGTACCAGTTCCAGCTG GCGTGGAGGATGGACAGACTGTAAGGATGCCAGTGGGACGCAAGGAGATCTTCATTACCTTCAGG GTCCAAAGGAGCTCAGTGTTTCGAAGGGAGGGAGCTGACATTCATTCTGACCTGTATATATCCATAGCCCAGGCAGTTCTGGGAGGTACTGCACGGGCTGCAGGACTGCACGAAACCATCAATATCACG GTTCCAGCTGGGGTTCAGGTTGATCAGAGGATTCGACTTGCTGGCAAAGGTATCCCAAAAGTCAACAGTTACGGATATGGAGATCACTATATCCACATAAAGGTGAAAATCCCAAA gAGGTTGACAGCCAGACAGAGTTCCCTGATGCTGGCTTACGCAGAGGAGGAGAATGACGTGGAGGGTACAGTGAATGGAGTAGTTAATACCACTGCAG GAAAGCGCTCGAGTGGAAACTGA
- the LOC125462558 gene encoding dnaJ homolog subfamily A member 3, mitochondrial-like isoform X1 has translation MAAARCYLRLVSVTWNPLAGARPGTVRILATRGLRTAFCLGPGLLSAGGLGLRFGLELRLRLSACSPNSLGVAAFHTASPLAKTDYYEVLGIPRNSTQREIKKAYYQLAKKYHPDTNKDDPKAKEKFSQVAEAYEVLSDEVKRKQYDSYGRVGFDAGGSRSQEYWHSGPSVDPEELFRRIFGEFTGSGFRDFNTVFDQHQEYIMELTFTQAAKGVNKEITVNLEDTCQRCDGKGNEPGTKVQHCHYCNGSGMETLNTGPFMMRSTCRRCGGRGSVMTTPCIVCRGSGQSKQKRTVMVPVPAGVEDGQTVRMPVGRKEIFITFRVQRSSVFRREGADIHSDLYISIAQAVLGGTARAAGLHETINITVPAGVQVDQRIRLAGKGIPKVNSYGYGDHYIHIKVKIPKRLTARQSSLMLAYAEEENDVEGTVNGVVNTTAGTKAQGTTETRGKESDTPKANPEESTEGFLSKLKRMFS, from the exons ATGGCGGCTGCACGGTGCTACCTTCGCTTGGTGTCGGTGACCTGGAACCCATTGGCTGGAGCCCGGCCTGGCACCGTGCGGATACTCGCCACTCGGGGTCTCCGTACTGCCTTTTGTCTGGGCCCTGGATTGTTATCGGCTGGTGGTCTGGGTCTCAGGTTCGGCCTGGAACTAAGATTGCGGCTGTCCG CTTGTTCACCAAATTCTCTAGGTGTTGCTGCATTTCATACAGCTTCTCCTTTAGCCAAAACTGATTattatgaggtgttggggatccCTCGCAACTCAACGCAAAGAGAGATAAAGAAAGCTTATTATCAG CTTGCAAAGAAATACCACCCAGATACAAACAAAGATGATCCAAAGGCAAAGGAGAAATTTTCCCAAGTGGCAGAAGCATATGAG GTTCTGAGTGATGAAGTGAAGCGGAAACAGTATGACTCTTATGGGAGAGTTGGATTTGATGCAGGAGGGTCAAGGAGTCAGGAATACTGGCATTCAGGGCCTTCAGTGGATCCAGAGGAGCTTTTCAGACGCATCTTTGGGGAATTTACTGGTTCTGGATTCAGAGATTTTAACACTGTCTTTGACCAGCACCAGGAG TATATCATGGAACTGACCTTTACACAGGCTGCAAAAGGTGTCAACAAGGAGATTACGGTGAATTTAGAGGACACATGCCAGAGATGTGATGGTAAGGGAAATGAACCAGGAACCAAAGTCCAGCACTGCCATTATTGCAATGGAAGTGGCATG GAAACTTTGAACACTGGTCCATTCATGATGCGCTCTACATGTCGGCGATGTGGTGGGCGGGGATCTGTTATGACGACACCCTGTATCGTGTGTCGAGGAAGTGGGCAGAGTAAACAGAAGAGGACAGTGATGGTACCAGTTCCAGCTG GCGTGGAGGATGGACAGACTGTAAGGATGCCAGTGGGACGCAAGGAGATCTTCATTACCTTCAGG GTCCAAAGGAGCTCAGTGTTTCGAAGGGAGGGAGCTGACATTCATTCTGACCTGTATATATCCATAGCCCAGGCAGTTCTGGGAGGTACTGCACGGGCTGCAGGACTGCACGAAACCATCAATATCACG GTTCCAGCTGGGGTTCAGGTTGATCAGAGGATTCGACTTGCTGGCAAAGGTATCCCAAAAGTCAACAGTTACGGATATGGAGATCACTATATCCACATAAAGGTGAAAATCCCAAA gAGGTTGACAGCCAGACAGAGTTCCCTGATGCTGGCTTACGCAGAGGAGGAGAATGACGTGGAGGGTACAGTGAATGGAGTAGTTAATACCACTGCAG GCACTAAAGCCCAGGGAACCACTGAGACCAGAGGAAAAGAGTCAGACACGCCCAAGGCAAATCCAGAGGAAAGCACAGAGGGATTCCTTTCTAAATTGAAGCGAATGTTTAGCTGA